A portion of the Granulosicoccus antarcticus IMCC3135 genome contains these proteins:
- a CDS encoding endo alpha-1,4 polygalactosaminidase, which produces MRLNRGLVHRLLIIGILLFVSGCQSLSHTQESSFSLNDSWQLSALQNRSNSVTAAESADAILAMHLRKRGVDFAQLSSDTGYVVEGAVSRWHYAGGTSARPVAQLQLDVRDALTGDVVWSDSASDTGRRGQSLTALADELIQTLVEGIPLNAGKAASALPVGMVAEASSAKASDVPLIGGMALKVQASSLNTKGMANGEPLEGRSVAFYYGAQPPVDILSQYDRLVLEPDNIKPADLRAMSARGARAYAYLSVGEVGPTRAYARDMEPAWILGKNPAWDSNVLDLANPSLRKFLVKRAGQLQSDGYGGLFLDTMDSFNLIADTDAERERQQAGLVSLIAEFAKNFPEMKIITNRGFEVMDDIAAHIEAVAAESLYASWNNATQQYTSVPPGDREWLLSKLNHARDDLDLDVIAIDYLPPAQRDKARTVAARIAEHGFIPWVANPELDYIGIGALEVLPRKVLMIFDSTKDGPLEESPVHKFVATPVEYMGYVPEYLDVGREPWPAGELKGRYAGIVTWASRQFKDLAARPWLQKQLDDKVPMAFMVMPPVPMDSRMSESLGISVVQGLDVDSAQLAYRDEFIAPERSMGQRIDSFGLMSESIAASNTTHMSYADKNGKRADIVVTGEFGGFAWQPGLVEDGLDYETYWVVDPFKFLRAALKLPNAPMPDVTTESGKRLWMAHIDGDALPSWAELPGGRLGAEMIYRDILTKYPLPHTVSVVEGEMTEFDAYDDRRQRMFDIARKTFRLDHVELASHTYSHPFKWAKLSEYRKSGKYNLPIEGYEYTSERDIGGSIDFINRELAPPGKKLEVMLWSGDALPLASDLEVLEKRDVPNLNGGLTYITNARNTMTLVSPMARPVGKYLQVYAPIMNENMYTNDWLGPFDGFKRAIETFTLTETPRRLKPLNIYYHFYSGTKIAAIKALEAVYDWSTAQDIYPIHVSDYSRKVPDFRNAGVARYLDGRWKLSGLGEVRSIRMLGKGMWPELQGSAGLAGARQLHDGVYVHTNGASQVSFSLSDKPPKAVHLVSSNGRVLRWDERGEALTLRISAEMPVVVELGGGISRSCALRVGKQSISGQASSNNTVVFSFTTRDTGDAILNCPA; this is translated from the coding sequence ATGCGCTTGAATCGCGGCTTAGTGCACCGTTTGCTGATAATCGGTATCTTGCTGTTTGTCAGCGGGTGTCAGAGTTTATCTCATACTCAAGAGTCCTCATTCTCTTTGAATGACTCCTGGCAGCTTTCAGCGCTGCAAAATCGTAGTAACAGCGTCACTGCTGCTGAATCTGCTGATGCGATTCTGGCGATGCATTTGCGCAAGCGCGGTGTTGATTTTGCTCAGCTGTCGTCAGATACCGGCTATGTGGTGGAAGGGGCGGTGTCTCGTTGGCACTATGCCGGTGGTACCAGTGCCAGGCCTGTGGCTCAGCTCCAGCTGGATGTTCGTGATGCGTTGACGGGGGATGTGGTCTGGTCAGATTCCGCCTCTGATACGGGTCGACGAGGTCAGAGTCTCACCGCCTTGGCAGACGAGCTGATACAGACGCTGGTTGAGGGTATTCCCTTGAATGCCGGCAAGGCTGCATCTGCCTTGCCTGTGGGGATGGTCGCGGAAGCCTCTTCTGCGAAGGCCAGTGATGTTCCTTTGATTGGCGGTATGGCGCTTAAAGTTCAGGCCTCCTCGCTTAATACCAAGGGCATGGCAAACGGGGAACCGTTGGAAGGTCGCAGCGTCGCTTTCTACTATGGTGCGCAACCACCGGTGGACATACTGTCGCAGTATGATCGCCTTGTTCTCGAGCCTGATAATATCAAGCCTGCCGATCTACGTGCCATGAGTGCACGCGGGGCACGTGCCTACGCCTATCTGAGTGTGGGTGAGGTGGGGCCGACACGTGCTTATGCCCGTGATATGGAGCCTGCCTGGATACTGGGCAAGAACCCGGCTTGGGACAGCAATGTGCTTGATCTGGCGAACCCCTCTCTGCGGAAATTTCTGGTCAAGCGCGCCGGACAGTTGCAGTCAGATGGTTATGGTGGATTGTTTCTGGATACGATGGATAGCTTCAATCTGATTGCAGATACAGACGCTGAACGAGAGCGTCAGCAAGCAGGTCTGGTGAGTCTGATTGCAGAGTTTGCAAAAAATTTTCCAGAAATGAAAATCATCACGAATAGGGGCTTTGAAGTGATGGACGATATAGCCGCTCATATTGAAGCGGTGGCCGCTGAGTCGTTGTATGCCAGCTGGAATAATGCAACACAGCAGTACACCAGCGTGCCACCGGGTGATCGTGAGTGGTTGCTGTCGAAACTGAATCATGCGCGTGATGATCTGGATCTGGATGTCATTGCTATTGACTATCTGCCACCAGCACAGCGTGACAAGGCACGCACGGTTGCTGCACGTATTGCCGAACACGGGTTTATTCCCTGGGTGGCTAATCCGGAGCTGGACTATATCGGCATTGGTGCGTTGGAAGTGCTGCCGCGCAAAGTGCTGATGATCTTTGATAGCACCAAGGATGGGCCGCTGGAAGAGAGCCCGGTGCACAAGTTCGTCGCCACGCCAGTGGAGTACATGGGGTATGTCCCTGAATATCTGGATGTGGGGCGAGAGCCCTGGCCGGCAGGTGAGCTGAAGGGGCGCTATGCGGGGATTGTCACGTGGGCAAGTCGTCAGTTCAAGGATCTGGCAGCCAGGCCATGGTTACAGAAGCAACTGGATGACAAGGTACCCATGGCTTTCATGGTGATGCCACCGGTGCCGATGGACAGCCGCATGAGTGAGTCGCTGGGCATCAGTGTCGTTCAGGGGCTGGATGTGGATAGCGCACAGCTGGCCTACCGTGATGAATTCATTGCACCGGAGCGCAGCATGGGGCAGCGGATTGACTCGTTTGGGTTGATGTCCGAAAGTATTGCTGCCAGCAATACCACTCATATGAGTTATGCAGACAAGAACGGCAAACGTGCCGATATCGTCGTCACCGGTGAATTTGGTGGCTTTGCCTGGCAGCCGGGTTTGGTTGAGGATGGTCTGGACTATGAAACCTACTGGGTGGTGGATCCGTTCAAATTCCTGCGCGCGGCGCTGAAGCTTCCCAATGCTCCCATGCCGGATGTCACCACTGAAAGTGGCAAACGCTTGTGGATGGCACATATCGATGGTGATGCCTTGCCATCGTGGGCCGAGTTGCCCGGTGGTCGCCTGGGTGCCGAGATGATCTACCGCGATATCCTGACAAAGTATCCATTGCCGCATACGGTCTCGGTAGTCGAGGGCGAGATGACTGAGTTTGATGCCTACGATGATCGTCGCCAGAGGATGTTCGATATCGCACGCAAGACCTTCAGGCTGGATCATGTTGAGCTGGCATCCCATACCTATAGCCATCCTTTCAAGTGGGCCAAACTGAGCGAATACCGTAAATCCGGTAAATACAACCTGCCGATAGAAGGTTATGAATATACGTCGGAACGCGATATCGGTGGCTCGATTGATTTCATTAATCGCGAGCTGGCACCGCCCGGGAAAAAGCTTGAAGTCATGCTGTGGAGCGGCGATGCCTTGCCCTTGGCCAGTGATCTGGAGGTGTTGGAAAAACGCGATGTGCCTAATCTGAATGGAGGGCTGACCTATATCACCAACGCCCGCAATACGATGACGCTGGTCAGTCCGATGGCGCGCCCTGTGGGTAAATACCTGCAAGTTTATGCGCCAATCATGAATGAGAATATGTATACCAATGATTGGTTGGGACCATTCGATGGATTTAAACGAGCGATTGAAACATTCACTCTGACGGAGACTCCGCGACGATTGAAACCGTTGAATATCTATTATCACTTCTATTCAGGTACCAAAATTGCGGCTATCAAAGCATTGGAAGCGGTTTATGACTGGTCCACTGCTCAGGATATCTATCCTATCCATGTCAGTGACTATTCGCGCAAGGTGCCGGATTTTCGTAATGCAGGGGTGGCTCGCTATCTGGATGGACGCTGGAAGCTCAGTGGTCTGGGTGAGGTGCGTTCCATCCGCATGTTGGGCAAGGGAATGTGGCCTGAGCTTCAGGGAAGTGCAGGGCTTGCCGGAGCACGACAACTGCACGATGGTGTCTATGTTCATACCAATGGTGCGAGCCAGGTCAGTTTTTCTCTGAGTGACAAGCCGCCAAAGGCTGTGCATCTGGTATCCAGTAATGGACGTGTACTGCGTTGGGATGAGCGCGGTGAGGCTCTGACACTGCGAATAAGTGCCGAAATGCCGGTGGTGGTCGAGCTGGGTGGAGGCATCAGTCGTAGCTGCGCTCTGCGAGTAGGCAAGCAATCAATTAGCGGACAGGCATCATCGAATAATACGGTGGTTTTCTCGTTTACAACAAGGGATACAGGTGATGCAATCCTCAACTGCCCAGCGTGA
- a CDS encoding tetratricopeptide repeat protein, translating into MQSSTAQRERLVSPLSLALMAGLFGLAFFVLKPDTVPGLDVFGKADGVAGNGTDIDELTLAYLRAQSESGRVSESEMLSVVARLVKVGRLQEAQELLAQNPKIDVGEVLRFEIDLASAAADSPVSLSTALNKLIESPYLHQTTLLNRGVLLSKTLQQPRLSASLYALWAAQTELSATGVSRYMECSRYLNGLGERTLALACLQQAKKIAQKGGDTVRVNLAMLPLIDAGSAQQNKLTDELLDLDDLSTTQIENAAQVLLQNGRPDVSYRLYARLAIKEPDKVAEWLPLAARWAQAAGKPADAAVFLDALANETGLGKPAPEERQRLQKEVESLLLAAGRTKDVYARTQARLRKLPQDEAALREGVIIARQLGEYSQALYWNTQVLSFSPKDMEAMRLQRELAQAASKLPLALSWAEKVVQQQTASLDDREKLARISEWSGKPDEALEHWQWLAQPASKKTLDNRIRALREVVRLAELTLRPAQAAKALREITLYEEPGNDDIVRLVSLYELDGRPEAASVALQDIIALYGPQPFVLRTLASNEFHHSRYEQSLASWELFADSFGSNTESTLARMELLWQLDRKDEAANVAELLKGRSQLSGANDYQLRLMAEIGWQYRKPWLTMLVKPRLNALNEVGQRSYYGRRSVELLQEQGEDKEALIEAMQLWGSTGNDDFAFMAMQLAVKLDDRSAQARFSPEQEGTKSLQESAFYWAQVGADRLREGDQQGATEAYERALRLDEAHVESISGLIWMAIGDQDDSRTHFLLNKYQGMAAETPALWQAMALGYLQMGAAASSLPWFDRMLDQISADYGMLLTYADALEYAGRSASAFKVRQYTLQQLRPLLVEGSVNEQALLLRQYSRLSVRYAGVESNEQLFNHLLKTDAQESPSGQDDLWRQDMAISWLMSTQQFEHARLIMAQIHHRRLQAPAWQQVALALKDDDEAALSSLVQAKGPLSVGNHILALRQLGNDRDAYALVQKVMSPGAPLAGSNLDDLQLAQEQYVSLRDARPGFVAAFAGLRNSGKLNIRETGVRIRHTFSDSNLGMSLDLTKRQLDSDRYDIEERDELSDVALSLFFGTARQGGRLTTGYLDAEDGDLFYGSASYARRLANKRSRISTELAYNEEVSLSPELLIGARQHRFTIGYDADIGHLEFIRVQADATEINTRVEQNKVARGLGGSVELGVRGSFGSNAWSTSVRAAHAERDREQRLPAELRFSRGSTMDDVLAAQAQSVSIGASLSRGGINADFPQVSSPRYYLSANLGHNWPDRVIGFQMGAGAGIRVLGGDELSFSVSHDTQPTVTNSGDATAVGISYRYHFQ; encoded by the coding sequence ATGCAATCCTCAACTGCCCAGCGTGAACGATTAGTCAGTCCGCTGAGTCTGGCTTTGATGGCAGGCTTGTTCGGACTGGCTTTCTTCGTACTCAAGCCAGATACAGTGCCGGGGCTGGATGTCTTTGGCAAGGCCGATGGCGTAGCCGGCAACGGTACGGATATCGATGAACTGACGCTGGCCTATTTACGAGCCCAGAGTGAATCTGGAAGAGTGAGCGAGAGCGAAATGCTCAGTGTGGTTGCACGACTGGTCAAGGTAGGGCGGTTGCAAGAGGCGCAAGAACTGCTGGCGCAGAATCCAAAGATTGACGTTGGCGAAGTGCTACGATTTGAAATTGATCTTGCCAGTGCTGCCGCCGATTCACCTGTCAGTCTTTCTACGGCCTTGAACAAGCTGATTGAGTCGCCGTACCTGCATCAGACAACGCTGCTCAACAGGGGTGTTCTGCTAAGCAAGACTTTGCAGCAACCGCGCTTGAGCGCAAGTCTTTATGCGCTGTGGGCGGCTCAGACGGAACTCAGTGCTACGGGTGTGTCACGGTATATGGAGTGTTCACGCTATTTGAATGGTCTGGGTGAACGCACATTGGCGCTTGCTTGCCTGCAGCAGGCAAAAAAGATCGCTCAGAAGGGCGGTGATACTGTGCGGGTCAATCTGGCAATGCTGCCTTTGATTGATGCGGGCAGTGCACAGCAGAACAAGTTGACCGATGAGTTGCTCGACTTGGATGATCTGAGTACAACGCAAATTGAAAACGCAGCTCAGGTCTTGTTGCAGAATGGACGACCGGATGTCTCCTATCGTCTGTATGCCAGGCTTGCCATCAAGGAGCCTGACAAGGTCGCCGAATGGCTACCGCTGGCAGCCCGGTGGGCGCAGGCGGCAGGCAAACCTGCTGATGCAGCTGTCTTTCTTGATGCGCTGGCTAATGAGACAGGACTGGGTAAACCGGCCCCTGAAGAACGGCAGCGTTTACAGAAAGAAGTGGAGTCACTGTTGCTGGCGGCAGGGCGTACAAAGGATGTATATGCTCGCACGCAAGCACGTCTGCGAAAACTGCCGCAGGACGAAGCGGCTTTGCGAGAGGGTGTGATCATTGCCCGGCAATTAGGAGAATATTCGCAAGCTCTGTATTGGAATACACAGGTATTGTCGTTCAGCCCGAAGGATATGGAAGCGATGCGCTTGCAGCGCGAGCTGGCTCAGGCTGCCAGCAAGCTGCCATTAGCCTTGAGTTGGGCTGAGAAAGTGGTTCAGCAGCAGACCGCTTCGTTGGATGATCGGGAAAAGCTTGCGCGCATCAGTGAGTGGAGTGGCAAGCCGGATGAGGCATTGGAGCATTGGCAGTGGTTAGCGCAACCCGCCAGCAAGAAGACGCTGGATAATCGCATTAGAGCACTGCGTGAAGTGGTGCGCCTGGCCGAGTTGACCCTGCGTCCGGCTCAGGCTGCTAAAGCGTTGCGAGAAATCACGTTGTACGAAGAGCCGGGAAATGACGATATTGTCCGACTGGTTTCCTTATATGAGCTGGATGGCCGGCCCGAGGCTGCCTCGGTTGCGCTACAGGATATCATCGCGTTGTATGGCCCTCAGCCCTTTGTGCTGCGTACGTTGGCCTCAAATGAATTTCATCATAGTCGCTATGAGCAGAGTCTGGCTAGCTGGGAACTCTTTGCAGATAGTTTTGGCAGTAATACCGAATCTACGCTGGCACGTATGGAGCTGCTCTGGCAACTGGATCGCAAGGATGAAGCTGCCAATGTGGCCGAGTTGCTCAAAGGGCGTTCGCAGTTGTCCGGCGCGAATGATTATCAGCTTCGCCTGATGGCAGAAATTGGCTGGCAATATCGCAAGCCCTGGTTGACCATGTTGGTGAAGCCACGACTGAATGCGCTGAATGAAGTTGGCCAACGATCCTATTATGGTCGTCGTTCGGTTGAACTGTTGCAAGAACAGGGCGAAGACAAAGAAGCCTTGATTGAAGCAATGCAACTGTGGGGCAGCACTGGCAATGATGACTTTGCATTCATGGCCATGCAGTTGGCTGTCAAACTGGATGACAGGTCGGCGCAGGCGCGCTTCAGTCCTGAGCAGGAAGGTACAAAGTCGTTACAGGAGAGTGCATTCTATTGGGCGCAAGTGGGCGCCGATCGATTGCGAGAAGGTGACCAGCAAGGGGCAACAGAGGCTTATGAGCGAGCATTGAGGCTGGATGAAGCGCATGTGGAATCCATCTCCGGGCTGATCTGGATGGCCATTGGTGATCAGGATGATTCGCGCACCCATTTTCTGCTCAATAAATATCAGGGCATGGCGGCAGAAACACCGGCTCTGTGGCAGGCCATGGCTCTGGGATATCTGCAGATGGGAGCTGCTGCTTCAAGCTTGCCGTGGTTTGATCGGATGCTGGATCAGATCAGTGCCGACTATGGCATGCTGCTGACCTACGCCGATGCACTGGAATATGCAGGGCGTAGTGCCAGTGCTTTCAAGGTTCGTCAATATACGCTGCAACAACTCAGACCGCTGCTGGTCGAGGGCTCAGTGAATGAACAGGCCTTGCTGCTACGACAGTACAGTCGCTTGTCAGTTCGCTATGCAGGAGTCGAGTCCAATGAACAGTTGTTCAACCATCTGCTGAAAACCGATGCGCAAGAATCGCCTTCGGGGCAGGATGATCTATGGCGTCAGGACATGGCCATTTCCTGGTTGATGTCAACGCAACAGTTTGAACATGCAAGGCTGATCATGGCGCAGATACACCATCGCCGTTTGCAGGCACCTGCCTGGCAGCAAGTTGCTCTGGCATTGAAAGATGATGACGAGGCTGCGCTGAGCAGTCTGGTACAGGCGAAAGGGCCATTGTCCGTGGGTAATCATATTCTCGCCTTGCGTCAGTTGGGTAATGATCGGGATGCTTATGCCTTGGTGCAGAAAGTCATGAGCCCGGGTGCACCACTGGCAGGTTCAAATCTTGATGATCTACAGCTGGCCCAGGAGCAGTACGTGTCACTGCGTGATGCGCGACCAGGTTTTGTTGCCGCTTTTGCAGGCCTGCGCAATTCGGGCAAGCTTAATATACGAGAAACCGGTGTTCGTATCAGGCACACATTCTCCGATAGCAATCTGGGGATGTCTCTGGATCTGACCAAGCGTCAACTGGATTCAGATCGGTATGACATTGAAGAGCGGGACGAGCTGTCTGATGTTGCTCTGTCCCTGTTTTTTGGAACTGCGCGACAGGGCGGGCGTTTGACGACCGGATATCTGGACGCCGAGGATGGAGATCTGTTTTATGGCAGTGCCAGTTATGCCAGGCGCCTGGCCAACAAACGCAGCAGGATTTCTACTGAGCTTGCCTATAACGAGGAGGTCAGCTTGTCGCCAGAGCTTCTGATCGGGGCCAGGCAGCATCGATTCACGATTGGCTACGATGCGGACATCGGGCATCTGGAATTTATCCGGGTGCAGGCAGATGCAACCGAGATCAATACACGGGTTGAGCAGAACAAGGTAGCACGTGGGTTAGGCGGTAGCGTGGAACTGGGTGTGCGTGGCAGTTTTGGTAGTAATGCCTGGTCCACCAGTGTCAGAGCGGCTCATGCTGAGCGAGATCGTGAGCAGCGCTTGCCGGCAGAGCTGCGTTTTTCGCGAGGCAGTACCATGGATGATGTGTTAGCGGCGCAGGCACAAAGCGTGTCGATTGGCGCCTCTTTGTCACGTGGTGGAATCAATGCAGACTTTCCGCAGGTGAGTTCTCCTCGCTATTATCTGAGTGCCAACCTGGGCCACAACTGGCCAGATCGGGTTATCGGATTTCAGATGGGGGCCGGAGCAGGAATTCGAGTGCTGGGAGGCGATGAGCTGAGTTTCTCGGTATCGCATGATACTCAGCCTACGGTCACTAATTCTGGTGATGCGACAGCTGTGGGTATCAGCTATCGCTATCACTTTCAGTAA
- a CDS encoding Lrp/AsnC ligand binding domain-containing protein yields the protein MRAYFVRIKCQLGESYTVANQLAELEIASEIHSTAGSFDLLVKLYLEDEVDVGHFVNENIHKVEGIRDTETLVTFRAF from the coding sequence ATGCGCGCCTACTTTGTTCGAATCAAATGTCAACTTGGCGAATCCTATACCGTCGCCAACCAGCTTGCCGAACTCGAAATTGCTTCCGAAATTCACTCGACAGCTGGCTCATTCGACTTGCTGGTCAAGCTGTACCTTGAAGACGAAGTCGATGTCGGTCATTTCGTCAATGAAAATATCCATAAGGTCGAAGGCATCCGGGATACCGAAACACTAGTCACGTTCCGCGCATTCTGA
- the glpK gene encoding glycerol kinase GlpK — protein sequence MTTPLLLSIDQGTTSSRAMLFEKNSSTFAVAQREFTQFYPQSGWVEHDPEEIWKTTLTVCQEALATARAANRKVATIGITNQRETTLIWDRHTGKPIYNAIVWQDRRTAERCRDLQQQGHSDKVASKTGLLLDPYFSGTKIAWILDNVEGARARADKGELAFGTIDSFLMWRLTNGRVHATDATNAGRTLLFNIHTNSWDDELCALLDVPRSLLPEVHDSAANFCTTDKSVLGEELPVAGVAGDQHAASIGQVCFQPGMVKSTYGTGCFMMLNTGTEAIPSTHRLLTTIAYRLDGVTTYAIEGSIFVAGAAVQWLRDGLGIIQSAEETQSMAMSLEDNQGVYLVPAFTGLGAPHWDAEARGALFGLTRDSGPAVVTRAALEAVCYQTMDLLNAMRKDGASINTVRVDGGMVKNDWLTQYLANVLDIAIERPRQTETTALGAAYLAGLQTGMYGSLDELTANWQQEHEFTPTMDDELRKRVTAGWADAVRRTRSNY from the coding sequence ATGACCACGCCTCTGCTTTTGAGCATCGACCAGGGAACCACCAGCTCGCGGGCCATGCTGTTTGAAAAGAACAGCAGCACCTTCGCCGTTGCCCAGCGTGAATTTACGCAGTTCTACCCGCAATCCGGCTGGGTTGAGCACGATCCGGAGGAAATCTGGAAAACGACCCTTACGGTCTGCCAGGAGGCCCTGGCAACAGCTCGCGCGGCCAATCGCAAAGTGGCAACCATCGGCATCACCAATCAGCGTGAAACCACACTGATCTGGGATCGTCATACGGGCAAGCCCATCTACAATGCCATTGTCTGGCAAGACAGGCGCACCGCTGAGCGTTGCCGGGACCTGCAGCAACAAGGCCATTCCGACAAGGTAGCCAGCAAAACCGGCCTGTTACTGGATCCGTATTTCTCGGGTACCAAGATTGCCTGGATTCTGGACAACGTTGAGGGCGCAAGGGCGCGGGCCGACAAGGGCGAGCTGGCCTTTGGCACCATCGACAGTTTTCTGATGTGGCGTCTGACCAATGGTCGCGTGCATGCCACAGATGCAACCAATGCGGGCCGCACGCTACTGTTCAATATCCATACAAATAGCTGGGATGACGAGCTTTGTGCACTGCTTGATGTACCGCGCTCTTTGTTGCCAGAAGTGCATGATTCAGCAGCCAACTTCTGCACCACAGACAAATCGGTGCTCGGTGAAGAACTGCCTGTTGCCGGCGTGGCTGGTGACCAGCACGCAGCCTCGATCGGGCAAGTCTGCTTTCAGCCCGGCATGGTCAAGAGCACGTACGGCACGGGTTGCTTCATGATGCTCAACACCGGCACCGAAGCCATCCCCTCCACGCACAGATTGCTGACAACCATTGCCTACCGTCTCGATGGGGTAACAACCTACGCCATTGAAGGCTCCATTTTCGTTGCTGGAGCGGCTGTGCAGTGGCTGCGCGATGGACTCGGCATCATCCAGTCGGCCGAGGAAACCCAGAGCATGGCGATGAGCCTGGAGGACAATCAGGGTGTCTACCTGGTACCGGCATTTACCGGACTGGGTGCGCCTCACTGGGATGCCGAGGCGCGTGGTGCCCTGTTCGGACTGACACGTGATTCCGGACCTGCGGTCGTGACCCGAGCCGCACTCGAAGCCGTCTGTTATCAGACCATGGACCTGTTGAATGCCATGCGCAAGGATGGCGCCAGTATTAATACGGTACGAGTTGATGGCGGCATGGTCAAGAATGACTGGCTGACTCAATACCTGGCCAACGTGCTGGACATCGCCATTGAACGACCCAGACAAACCGAGACCACGGCGCTGGGTGCTGCCTATCTGGCAGGCTTGCAAACAGGTATGTATGGTTCGCTGGATGAGCTAACGGCCAACTGGCAGCAGGAACATGAGTTCACCCCGACCATGGACGATGAGCTGCGTAAACGCGTTACGGCCGGATGGGCCGATGCGGTGCGTCGTACTCGTAGCAATTACTAA
- a CDS encoding ABC transporter ATP-binding protein — MLELDRVSKQVGASLHITDVSLVLEKGSLNVLLGPTLSGKTSLMRLMAGLDRPTSGRVLVDGKSVTGLSVRKRNVAMVYQQFINYPAMTVYENIASPLRLQGASKEVIETKVREAAELLKLTEFLDRTPLNLSGGQQQRTALARALVKGADLVLLDEPLANLDYKLREELRVELPRLFAETGAVLVYATTEPHEALLLGGKTVTLHEGTVTQFGTTIDVYNRPVDLQTAQTFSDPPLNTIGVSARDGKLYSGEHALGDTAAQSSAAALTDGSYTLAFRPHHISLSQSQHHTVPVNAIVGTSEITGSETYIHVSVEMGGEKVHWVVLTHGVHRVSKGDALTVYLDPSRYYLFAGSDGSLSRAPSLTTRAA; from the coding sequence ATGCTCGAACTTGATAGAGTCAGCAAGCAAGTAGGCGCCAGCCTCCACATCACCGACGTCAGTCTGGTACTGGAGAAGGGGTCGCTGAACGTGCTTCTGGGACCCACCTTGTCGGGCAAAACCAGCCTCATGAGACTGATGGCCGGGCTCGATCGGCCGACCTCAGGTCGAGTGCTCGTCGATGGCAAATCGGTAACGGGCTTGTCGGTTCGCAAGCGTAACGTGGCGATGGTCTATCAGCAATTCATCAACTACCCGGCCATGACCGTGTACGAGAACATTGCCTCCCCGTTACGTCTGCAGGGTGCGAGCAAAGAGGTCATAGAAACCAAGGTGCGTGAAGCGGCCGAGTTGCTGAAACTGACCGAATTTCTTGATCGTACGCCGTTGAATCTTTCCGGTGGGCAGCAACAGAGGACAGCGCTGGCGCGCGCTCTGGTCAAGGGCGCTGATCTGGTGTTGCTGGATGAGCCGCTTGCCAACCTGGATTACAAGTTACGCGAAGAGCTGCGGGTGGAATTGCCCAGATTGTTTGCAGAAACCGGTGCTGTGCTTGTCTATGCAACCACCGAGCCTCATGAGGCACTGTTGCTAGGCGGCAAGACCGTCACTTTGCATGAAGGTACGGTTACCCAGTTTGGAACCACCATCGATGTCTACAACCGGCCCGTGGATCTGCAGACGGCTCAGACGTTCTCGGATCCGCCATTGAACACGATCGGTGTGAGTGCTCGAGATGGCAAGCTGTATTCGGGTGAGCATGCACTGGGTGACACGGCTGCACAAAGCTCTGCAGCGGCTCTGACGGATGGCAGTTATACGCTGGCGTTTCGTCCGCATCACATTTCGTTGAGCCAGTCGCAGCATCACACCGTGCCCGTCAATGCCATTGTCGGAACCAGTGAAATCACCGGTTCTGAAACCTATATCCATGTCAGTGTCGAGATGGGCGGCGAGAAAGTTCATTGGGTTGTGCTGACACATGGGGTACACCGGGTCAGCAAGGGTGATGCGCTCACGGTATATCTGGATCCGTCACGTTATTACCTCTTTGCCGGCAGCGATGGTTCGCTCAGCCGAGCGCCGTCACTCACCACCAGGGCTGCGTAG